The following are from one region of the Streptomyces tuirus genome:
- a CDS encoding LysR family transcriptional regulator, with amino-acid sequence MIEARRLHILRAVADHRTVTAAAAALYLTPSAVSQQLAALEQETGHRLVERGAKGVRLTPAGEILLNHTNAVLAQLERAEAELAAYSSGAAGTVTVASFATGIALVVAPAVAALARSAPGIRIRVQDAEGDASLPMVLDRQVDAAVAVEYRGAPPADDPRLAHVPLYAEPFDAVVPVTHRLADAAEVPLAELAKDPWIGPYPGNPCHDVVILACENAGFQPRMEHSSDDFRAVVALASADAGVALVPRSALRGMDLTGVVVRPVDGTPPTRRVFAAVRRGAEEHPLIRPVLDALGAAARL; translated from the coding sequence ATGATCGAAGCGCGGCGGCTCCACATCCTCCGGGCGGTGGCCGACCACCGTACGGTGACCGCGGCTGCCGCCGCGCTGTATCTCACCCCGTCGGCCGTCTCCCAGCAGCTCGCCGCCCTGGAGCAGGAGACCGGCCACCGGCTCGTCGAGCGCGGCGCCAAGGGGGTGCGGCTCACCCCCGCCGGCGAGATCCTGCTCAACCACACCAACGCGGTCCTCGCCCAGCTGGAGCGGGCCGAGGCCGAGCTCGCCGCGTACAGCTCGGGAGCGGCCGGCACCGTCACGGTCGCCTCCTTCGCCACCGGCATCGCCCTGGTCGTCGCGCCCGCCGTGGCCGCTCTCGCCCGCTCGGCGCCCGGGATCCGCATCCGCGTCCAGGACGCCGAGGGCGACGCCAGCCTGCCGATGGTGCTGGACCGGCAGGTCGACGCCGCCGTCGCCGTCGAGTACCGCGGGGCCCCGCCCGCCGACGACCCGAGACTGGCCCACGTACCTCTGTACGCCGAGCCCTTCGACGCGGTCGTCCCGGTCACCCACCGCCTGGCCGATGCGGCCGAGGTGCCCCTCGCCGAGCTGGCCAAGGACCCGTGGATCGGCCCGTACCCGGGCAACCCCTGCCACGATGTGGTGATCCTGGCCTGCGAGAACGCCGGTTTCCAGCCCCGCATGGAGCACTCCTCGGACGACTTCCGCGCGGTCGTCGCCCTGGCCTCGGCCGACGCGGGCGTCGCCCTGGTGCCGCGCTCGGCGCTGCGCGGCATGGACCTCACCGGAGTGGTCGTACGCCCCGTCGACGGGACGCCCCCCACCCGCCGGGTCTTCGCCGCCGTTCGCAGGGGAGCCGAGGAACACCCCCTGATCCGCCCCGTGCTGGACGCACTCGGCGCGGCGGCCCGGCTGTGA
- a CDS encoding helix-turn-helix domain-containing protein produces the protein MSSAVVPPVGARIRQARLERGTSLRALAREVGVSASLVSQIETGKSQPSVSTLYAITTALGISVESLFDAGETVRETVPETASKAVREAAVPHALAAFAARPGRRIGPLVGSGGRETLELDSGVVWERLGRVPGAEADFLLVTYRPGGSSSGSGGLMRHAGTEYGYLTSGELVLTLGFEEYTLRAGDSVCFESTTPHRYRNDGEVPAVGVWFVSGDVQ, from the coding sequence GTGTCATCCGCCGTCGTGCCGCCCGTCGGCGCGCGCATCCGGCAGGCGCGCCTGGAGCGCGGTACGAGCCTGCGCGCGCTCGCCCGGGAGGTCGGTGTGTCGGCGAGTCTGGTGTCGCAGATCGAGACCGGCAAGAGCCAGCCGTCCGTCAGCACGCTGTACGCGATCACCACGGCGCTGGGGATCTCCGTGGAGTCCCTCTTCGACGCCGGGGAGACCGTCCGGGAGACGGTTCCGGAGACCGCCTCGAAGGCCGTCCGCGAGGCTGCCGTGCCGCACGCCCTAGCCGCCTTCGCCGCCCGTCCGGGGCGGCGGATCGGCCCCCTGGTCGGCTCGGGCGGACGCGAGACCCTGGAGCTGGACTCGGGAGTCGTGTGGGAGCGACTCGGGCGGGTGCCGGGCGCGGAGGCCGACTTCCTGCTGGTGACGTACCGGCCCGGCGGCTCGTCCTCCGGCTCGGGCGGGCTGATGCGGCACGCGGGCACCGAGTACGGCTATCTGACCTCCGGCGAGCTGGTCCTCACCCTCGGGTTCGAGGAGTACACGCTGCGGGCGGGTGACTCCGTCTGCTTCGAGTCGACGACCCCCCACCGTTACCGCAACGATGGAGAGGTACCGGCTGTGGGCGTCTGGTTCGTGTCCGGCGATGTTCAGTGA
- a CDS encoding GAF domain-containing SpoIIE family protein phosphatase, whose product MAAEQNPFPGQPHLPDLHVRLRTELSRIDEQLRALLDAMDRMQGLLDAVVAISREVELPAVLHRIVTTAMDLVGARYGALGVLNDTGEHLEEFITAGLSGRERADLAETGLPTGRGVLGHLISHPEPLRIGDIPAHAASVGFPPGHPHLRTLLGVAIAVRGEIYGDLYLSERRDGQPFDVHDENVVMALASAAGIAIENVRLFEQVRVGAEQFQRLLLPTLPDLRPFAAAAVYRPAAEPSRLGGDWYDAIPLPDDVVAVVIGDVVGHDLHAAAAMASTRNMLRALLFDRESSPGGVLARLDHTLQAVTPNPVTTTALARIEPEGPGWRLRWSTAGHVPPLLITPERRVEVLTAEPGLPLGVDPDEPRPDHSRFLLPGTTLVFFTDGLIEHPAHPIDRSLGQLAELAAVHAALPMRDFVCALADDHPSDGHDDMALLALRTPAA is encoded by the coding sequence ATGGCCGCGGAGCAGAACCCGTTTCCGGGGCAGCCGCACCTGCCCGACCTGCATGTGCGCCTGCGCACGGAGCTGAGCCGGATCGACGAGCAGCTGCGCGCCCTGCTGGACGCGATGGACCGGATGCAGGGCCTGCTGGACGCCGTGGTGGCCATCAGCCGCGAGGTGGAGCTCCCCGCCGTACTGCACCGCATCGTGACCACGGCCATGGACCTGGTCGGCGCCCGTTACGGCGCCCTCGGCGTGCTCAACGACACCGGTGAGCACCTGGAGGAGTTCATCACCGCCGGCCTCTCCGGGCGGGAACGCGCCGACCTGGCCGAGACCGGTCTGCCGACCGGCCGGGGCGTCCTCGGTCATCTGATCAGCCATCCCGAGCCGCTGCGGATCGGCGACATCCCGGCCCACGCCGCCTCCGTCGGCTTTCCGCCCGGCCACCCGCACCTGCGGACCCTGCTCGGCGTCGCCATCGCCGTCCGGGGCGAGATCTACGGCGATCTGTATCTCTCCGAGCGGCGCGACGGGCAGCCCTTCGACGTCCATGACGAGAACGTCGTGATGGCCCTGGCCAGCGCCGCCGGCATCGCGATCGAGAACGTCCGTCTGTTCGAGCAGGTGCGCGTGGGTGCCGAGCAGTTCCAGCGGCTGCTGCTGCCGACGCTGCCCGACCTGCGGCCGTTCGCCGCCGCGGCCGTCTACCGGCCGGCCGCCGAGCCCAGCAGGCTCGGCGGGGACTGGTACGACGCGATCCCCCTGCCCGACGACGTCGTGGCGGTCGTCATCGGTGACGTCGTCGGACATGATCTGCACGCCGCGGCGGCCATGGCCTCCACGCGCAACATGCTGCGCGCCCTGCTCTTCGACCGGGAGAGTTCACCGGGCGGGGTCCTGGCCCGGCTCGACCACACGCTCCAGGCGGTCACGCCCAACCCCGTCACGACCACCGCACTGGCCCGGATCGAGCCGGAGGGACCCGGCTGGCGGCTGCGCTGGAGCACCGCCGGGCATGTCCCGCCCCTGCTGATCACTCCGGAGCGCCGGGTCGAGGTCCTGACCGCCGAGCCCGGTCTGCCGCTCGGGGTCGACCCCGACGAACCGCGCCCCGACCACTCCCGCTTCCTGCTCCCCGGCACCACCCTGGTCTTCTTCACCGACGGTCTGATCGAGCACCCCGCCCACCCCATCGACCGGAGCCTGGGCCAGCTGGCCGAGCTGGCCGCGGTCCACGCCGCCCTGCCCATGCGGGACTTCGTATGCGCTCTGGCCGACGACCATCCCAGCGACGGCCACGACGACATGGCCCTCCTCGCCCTGCGGACCCCGGCGGCCTGA
- a CDS encoding GNAT family N-acetyltransferase produces the protein MNRLDEVQLLHRASELADLLTGTVNGGASVGFLAPLGRADALAWWEGRAADVAAGRLAVWVACEGERVLGTVSLAFPDKPNSRHRAELVKLMVHPDARGRGLGRRLLATAEAAAEAAGITLLHLDTETGSPAEQLYRSNGWTPVGAIPDFAADPGGVLRPTTIYYKHVPETAPTR, from the coding sequence GTGAACCGACTGGACGAGGTGCAACTGCTGCACAGGGCATCGGAGTTGGCAGATCTGCTGACCGGCACCGTGAACGGGGGTGCCTCCGTCGGCTTCCTCGCCCCGCTCGGCCGGGCGGACGCCCTGGCCTGGTGGGAGGGCCGGGCCGCCGACGTCGCCGCGGGCCGGCTCGCCGTGTGGGTGGCGTGCGAGGGCGAGCGGGTGCTCGGCACCGTCAGCCTGGCCTTCCCTGACAAGCCCAACAGCCGCCACCGCGCCGAGCTCGTGAAACTGATGGTGCACCCGGACGCCCGTGGGCGCGGCCTCGGCCGCCGGCTCCTGGCCACGGCGGAGGCCGCGGCCGAGGCGGCCGGCATCACCCTCCTGCACCTGGACACCGAGACCGGCAGCCCCGCGGAACAGCTGTACCGGTCCAACGGCTGGACACCCGTCGGCGCGATCCCCGACTTCGCGGCCGACCCCGGCGGTGTGCTGCGGCCGACGACGATCTACTACAAGCACGTCCCGGAAACCGCTCCCACCAGGTGA
- a CDS encoding helix-turn-helix domain-containing protein — protein sequence MRDSVPDVRSEETDPVDARLGARLAELRAERDWSLGELADRSGVSRSTLSRAERAEISPTASLLNRLCAVYGRTMSQLLSEVEAEPETVVRSTAQPVWQDRASGFVRRSVSPPHSALRGELVEARLAPGADLTYDRPPVAGLEQHIWILEGALDVTAQDTEHRLDTGDCLRMRVWGPTRFRCADPGGVRYLLAVVRP from the coding sequence ATGCGGGATAGCGTCCCGGATGTGAGAAGCGAAGAGACGGATCCCGTGGACGCCCGGCTGGGTGCACGCCTGGCCGAGCTGCGGGCCGAACGCGACTGGTCCCTGGGCGAGTTGGCCGATCGCAGCGGGGTGAGCCGGTCCACGCTGTCCCGGGCCGAGCGGGCGGAGATCAGCCCCACGGCTTCCCTCCTGAACCGCCTGTGCGCCGTCTACGGGCGCACCATGTCCCAGCTCCTCAGCGAGGTCGAGGCCGAACCGGAGACCGTCGTCCGCTCCACCGCCCAGCCCGTGTGGCAGGACCGCGCCTCCGGCTTCGTGCGCCGGTCCGTGTCACCGCCGCACTCCGCCCTGCGCGGTGAACTCGTCGAGGCCCGCCTCGCCCCCGGTGCCGACCTGACCTACGACCGTCCGCCCGTGGCCGGACTGGAGCAGCACATCTGGATCCTGGAAGGCGCCCTGGACGTGACCGCGCAGGACACCGAGCACCGTCTGGACACGGGTGACTGCCTGCGGATGCGGGTGTGGGGCCCGACCCGGTTCCGGTGCGCGGATCCCGGGGGCGTGCGCTATCTGCTGGCGGTGGTGCGGCCGTGA
- a CDS encoding glycine C-acetyltransferase, producing the protein MFDSVRDDLRATLDEIRAAGLHKPERVIGSPQSATVNVTAGGRPGEVLNFCANNYLGLADHPEVVAAAHEALDRWGYGMASVRFICGTQEVHKELEARLSAFLGQEDTILYSSCFDANGGVFETLLGPEDAVISDALNHASIIDGIRLSKARRLRYANRDLAELEARLKEASDARRRLIVTDGVFSMDGYVAPLREICDLADRYDAMVMVDDSHAVGFVGPGGRGTPELHGVMDRVDIITGTLGKALGGASGGYVAARAEIVALLRQRSRPYLFSNTLAPVIAAASLKVLDLLEAADDLRVRLAENTALFRGRMTEEGFDVLPGDHAIAPVMIGDAAVAGRMAELLLERGVYVIGFSYPVVPQGQARIRVQLSAAHSTDDVNRAVDAFVAARAQLEG; encoded by the coding sequence ATGTTCGACTCCGTGCGCGACGACCTGCGTGCCACCCTCGACGAGATCCGCGCCGCCGGCCTGCACAAGCCCGAGCGCGTGATCGGCAGCCCGCAGTCCGCCACCGTGAACGTCACCGCGGGCGGCCGTCCCGGCGAGGTCCTGAACTTCTGCGCCAACAACTACCTCGGCCTCGCCGACCACCCGGAGGTCGTCGCCGCCGCCCACGAGGCCCTGGACCGCTGGGGCTACGGCATGGCCTCGGTCCGCTTCATCTGCGGCACCCAGGAGGTGCACAAGGAGCTGGAGGCGCGCCTGTCGGCCTTCCTGGGCCAGGAGGACACGATCCTCTACTCCTCGTGCTTCGACGCCAACGGCGGCGTCTTCGAGACGCTGCTCGGCCCGGAGGACGCGGTCATCTCCGACGCCCTCAACCACGCCTCCATCATCGACGGCATCCGCCTGTCCAAGGCCCGCCGCCTGCGCTACGCCAACCGAGACCTGGCCGAACTGGAGGCCCGGCTCAAGGAGGCCTCCGACGCGCGCCGCCGCCTGATCGTCACCGACGGCGTCTTCTCCATGGACGGCTACGTCGCCCCGCTGCGCGAGATCTGCGACCTCGCCGACCGCTACGACGCGATGGTCATGGTCGACGACTCCCACGCCGTGGGCTTCGTCGGCCCCGGCGGCCGCGGCACGCCCGAACTGCACGGCGTCATGGACCGCGTCGACATCATCACCGGCACCCTCGGCAAGGCCCTCGGCGGCGCCTCCGGCGGCTATGTCGCCGCCCGCGCCGAGATCGTCGCCCTGCTGCGCCAGCGCTCCCGGCCGTACCTGTTCTCCAACACCCTCGCCCCGGTCATCGCGGCGGCTTCCCTGAAGGTCCTCGATCTGCTGGAGGCGGCGGACGACCTGCGGGTCCGGCTGGCCGAGAACACGGCCCTGTTCCGCGGGCGGATGACCGAGGAGGGCTTCGACGTCCTCCCCGGCGACCACGCCATCGCCCCCGTGATGATCGGCGACGCGGCGGTCGCCGGGCGCATGGCGGAGCTGCTGCTGGAGCGCGGCGTCTACGTCATCGGCTTCTCCTACCCGGTGGTGCCGCAGGGCCAGGCCCGGATCCGCGTCCAGTTGTCCGCCGCGCACTCCACGGACGACGTCAACCGCGCGGTCGACGCCTTCGTGGCGGCGCGGGCCCAGCTGGAGGGCTGA
- a CDS encoding MASE1 domain-containing protein, whose protein sequence is MTVARLARPRRDVRVALEICAVAGLYYGAAELGLLQQLVRNQVTPLWPPSGIALASLLLLGPRVWPGIALGAFLVNITLGPSLPAVLAIAAGNTLAPVCSYVLLRRAGFHNELDRLRDALALIFLGAFTGMLISATVGSGTLALTGVLDAGDFASTWSVWWTGDAMGVLAFTPVLLLLRSAHWPRGVSPARWAEGILLVAATVCVGFVETSETPLLFLGFPLLIWAGFRFGLPGAAPCALAVSIFAIVAAGQKSGPFAGHDLFTNMITLQAFNASASLTALLLGAAVGERAQTEREIAQACRQLAEMATRIATSDRRPALPVRRNDQEAVSVESDTASE, encoded by the coding sequence ATGACGGTCGCGCGGCTGGCACGGCCCCGGCGCGACGTCCGGGTCGCCCTGGAGATCTGCGCCGTCGCCGGGCTGTACTACGGCGCGGCCGAGCTGGGGCTGCTCCAGCAGCTGGTGCGGAACCAGGTCACGCCGCTGTGGCCGCCGAGCGGTATCGCGCTGGCGAGCCTGCTCCTGCTCGGACCGCGGGTATGGCCCGGAATCGCGCTCGGCGCGTTCCTGGTCAACATCACGCTGGGGCCGTCGCTGCCGGCCGTTCTCGCGATCGCCGCGGGCAACACGCTCGCGCCGGTCTGTTCGTACGTCCTGCTCCGCCGTGCCGGGTTCCACAACGAACTGGACCGGCTGCGGGACGCGCTGGCCCTGATCTTCCTCGGGGCCTTCACCGGGATGCTGATCAGCGCCACGGTCGGCAGCGGGACGCTGGCCCTGACCGGGGTGCTGGACGCCGGCGACTTCGCGTCGACCTGGTCGGTCTGGTGGACCGGTGACGCGATGGGCGTCCTGGCGTTCACCCCGGTGCTGCTCCTGCTGCGCTCGGCCCACTGGCCGCGGGGCGTCTCACCGGCCCGGTGGGCGGAGGGGATCCTGCTGGTGGCGGCCACGGTCTGCGTGGGTTTCGTCGAGACCAGCGAGACACCGCTGCTGTTCCTCGGCTTCCCGCTGCTGATCTGGGCCGGCTTCCGCTTCGGGCTGCCCGGGGCCGCGCCCTGCGCCCTCGCGGTGTCGATCTTCGCGATCGTCGCGGCCGGGCAGAAATCCGGCCCGTTCGCCGGCCACGACCTGTTCACCAACATGATCACCCTGCAGGCGTTCAACGCTTCCGCCTCGCTCACCGCGCTTCTGCTCGGGGCGGCCGTCGGGGAACGCGCCCAGACCGAGCGGGAGATCGCGCAGGCGTGCAGGCAGCTCGCCGAGATGGCGACAAGAATCGCCACCAGCGACCGCAGGCCGGCACTCCCCGTCCGCAGAAATGATCAAGAGGCCGTATCCGTGGAATCCGATACGGCCTCTGAGTGA
- a CDS encoding type I glutamate--ammonia ligase yields MTTLADPVPGGRPGDVERATALSGELAGRGVHGIVLAYVDTAGIGRVKTVPTARLASAAAWGVGMSPVFDTFLANDSIVTTDVLGSPDGDLRLYPDLDRLVALAGQPGWAWAPVDRVTQDGERHPCCTRTFLRRIVTEAAARHGLAFKAAIEIEWTVARGDAPGDAFVPATTGPAYGATRQVELGDYTADLLAACAAQGVDVEQVHPEYAAGQFEISVGAVDPVAAADRSVLVRQTVRAVAQRHGLRVSFAPAVVGRGVGNGGHVHLSAWRDGANLHAGGAGRYGMTAQAESFTAGILAHLPALTAVTAPSPASHLRLRPSQWAGVFTAWGRETRETALRVVTGTAGLRDRAANLEIKPVDLAANPYLAIGSLIAAGLDGLTSSAALPDETTGDPAHLDEAEAAARGVRRLPDSLERAVGAFREDETLRTALGPVLADAVIAVRRGEQASVAGLDDDQVAAAYRWVY; encoded by the coding sequence ATGACCACCCTGGCCGATCCCGTGCCCGGCGGACGCCCCGGCGACGTCGAGCGGGCCACCGCGCTGAGCGGCGAACTCGCCGGGCGGGGTGTGCACGGCATCGTGCTGGCCTACGTCGACACCGCGGGCATCGGCCGGGTGAAGACCGTCCCGACGGCCCGGCTCGCCTCCGCGGCCGCCTGGGGCGTCGGCATGTCACCGGTGTTCGACACGTTCCTGGCGAACGACTCCATCGTCACCACCGACGTCCTCGGCTCCCCCGACGGCGATCTGCGCCTCTACCCGGACCTCGACCGGCTCGTCGCCCTGGCCGGGCAACCCGGCTGGGCGTGGGCGCCGGTGGACCGCGTCACGCAGGACGGGGAGCGCCATCCCTGCTGCACCCGCACGTTCCTGCGGCGGATCGTCACCGAGGCGGCCGCGCGGCACGGCCTCGCCTTCAAGGCCGCCATCGAGATCGAGTGGACCGTGGCCCGGGGCGACGCGCCCGGTGACGCGTTCGTCCCCGCGACGACCGGACCGGCGTACGGGGCGACCCGTCAGGTCGAGCTCGGGGACTACACCGCCGACCTGCTGGCGGCGTGCGCGGCCCAGGGCGTCGACGTCGAGCAGGTCCATCCCGAGTACGCGGCCGGGCAGTTCGAGATCTCTGTGGGTGCCGTCGATCCGGTGGCGGCGGCCGACCGCAGTGTGCTGGTCCGGCAGACTGTCCGGGCGGTGGCTCAGCGGCACGGACTGCGGGTCTCGTTCGCCCCGGCCGTCGTGGGCCGGGGCGTCGGCAACGGCGGGCACGTCCACCTGTCCGCCTGGCGCGACGGGGCGAACCTGCACGCCGGGGGCGCGGGCCGCTACGGCATGACGGCCCAGGCGGAGTCCTTCACGGCCGGCATCCTCGCCCACCTTCCCGCCCTCACGGCCGTCACCGCCCCGAGCCCCGCCAGCCATCTGCGGCTGAGGCCCTCCCAGTGGGCCGGGGTGTTCACGGCCTGGGGCCGCGAGACCCGGGAGACCGCGCTGCGGGTCGTCACCGGCACCGCGGGGCTGCGCGACCGGGCGGCCAACCTGGAGATCAAGCCCGTCGACCTGGCCGCCAACCCCTACCTCGCGATCGGCTCCCTGATCGCCGCCGGTCTCGACGGCCTCACGTCGTCCGCCGCCCTGCCCGACGAGACCACCGGCGATCCGGCCCACCTGGACGAGGCGGAGGCGGCGGCCCGGGGCGTGCGCCGGCTGCCGGACTCCCTGGAGCGGGCCGTCGGGGCCTTCCGCGAGGACGAGACCCTACGGACGGCCCTCGGCCCGGTCCTGGCCGATGCCGTCATCGCCGTCCGGCGCGGCGAGCAGGCGTCCGTCGCCGGGCTGGACGACGACCAGGTGGCGGCGGCGTACCGCTGGGTGTACTGA
- a CDS encoding SAM-dependent methyltransferase: MSDGHTPSGGSARLNTGVAHNARVWNYWIGGKDNYEVDQQVGEHVAGMFPIIRDIARADRDFLGRAVSFLAGERGVRQFLDIGTGLPTADNTHEIAQRIAPDSRIVYVDNDPIVLVHARTLLTGTHDGVTAYIDADVHDPDAILERAGQTLDFTQPVAVMMLGILNFVLDVDKAREIVRRVMAAAPSGSFLVLTHPTFDDELGGAGQIPAMKFWNENATPPITARSGADIAAFFEGLEVLEPGMVSCGQWRAEPGSAVLVPQYGAVAVKP; the protein is encoded by the coding sequence GTGAGTGATGGCCACACCCCTTCGGGAGGGTCGGCGAGGCTGAACACCGGTGTGGCGCACAACGCGCGCGTGTGGAACTACTGGATCGGCGGCAAGGACAACTACGAGGTCGACCAGCAGGTCGGCGAGCACGTCGCCGGCATGTTCCCGATCATCCGGGACATCGCCCGCGCGGACCGGGACTTCCTCGGCCGGGCCGTGTCGTTCCTCGCCGGTGAGCGCGGGGTGCGGCAGTTCCTCGACATCGGCACGGGACTGCCGACGGCGGACAACACCCATGAGATCGCCCAGCGGATCGCGCCCGACTCGCGCATCGTCTACGTCGACAACGACCCGATCGTGCTGGTGCACGCCCGCACCCTGCTCACCGGCACCCACGACGGCGTCACCGCCTACATCGACGCGGATGTGCACGACCCGGACGCCATCCTCGAACGGGCCGGGCAGACCCTCGACTTCACACAGCCCGTCGCCGTGATGATGCTGGGCATCCTCAACTTCGTCCTGGACGTCGACAAGGCCCGGGAGATCGTGCGCCGGGTGATGGCCGCGGCACCGTCCGGCAGCTTCCTGGTCCTCACGCACCCGACCTTCGACGACGAGCTCGGCGGCGCGGGCCAGATCCCGGCCATGAAGTTCTGGAACGAGAACGCCACTCCCCCGATCACGGCCCGCAGCGGCGCCGACATCGCCGCGTTCTTCGAGGGCCTCGAGGTACTCGAACCGGGCATGGTGTCGTGCGGGCAGTGGCGCGCCGAACCCGGATCGGCGGTGCTGGTACCGCAGTACGGCGCGGTGGCCGTGAAGCCCTGA
- a CDS encoding amidohydrolase family protein, translating to MSAVREALDSLRLVDHHCHGTVAADLGRDAFESLLTEGEAWPGISPFDSPVGVAVRRHCAPLLGLPRHAPAGEYLARRSELGPREVQCRFLRAAGTDVFCVDTGYAPHPLTTPREIAEAAGGTSYEVVRLEGVAESVQAAGVEPDAYADLFHAAALEAVRRPGVVGVKSVAAYRTGFDLDPARPAKAEVTEAARRWLTKGGRLDDSVLVRHLLWTAVDLGLPLQLHTGFGDNDIRLHRVDPTHLTDWLHLTAGTIPVLLLHCWPYQRQAAYLAAVFEQVYLDVGLTLHHVGPARADAVLAEALEITPFRKLLYSSDAYGVAEFYHLGALAFRHGLAELLQERVDADELSLPDALRIARWTGRDNALRVYRLPDHGPQDD from the coding sequence GTGAGCGCGGTCCGTGAGGCTCTCGACTCCCTGCGGCTGGTCGACCACCACTGCCACGGCACCGTCGCGGCCGACCTCGGCCGGGACGCCTTCGAGTCCCTCCTCACCGAGGGTGAGGCGTGGCCGGGGATCTCGCCCTTCGACAGCCCGGTGGGCGTGGCCGTGCGCCGTCACTGCGCTCCCCTGCTCGGCCTGCCCCGGCACGCGCCCGCCGGGGAGTACCTCGCCCGCCGCTCGGAACTCGGCCCGCGCGAGGTGCAGTGCCGCTTCCTGCGCGCCGCCGGTACGGACGTCTTCTGCGTCGACACCGGCTACGCGCCCCACCCCCTCACCACGCCGCGGGAGATCGCCGAGGCCGCGGGCGGGACCTCGTACGAGGTCGTACGGCTGGAGGGCGTCGCGGAGTCGGTGCAGGCCGCAGGGGTCGAACCGGACGCCTACGCGGACCTCTTCCACGCGGCCGCGCTGGAGGCCGTGCGCCGGCCCGGGGTGGTGGGCGTGAAGTCGGTGGCGGCCTACCGCACCGGCTTCGACCTGGACCCGGCCCGCCCCGCGAAGGCGGAGGTCACCGAAGCGGCCCGGCGCTGGCTCACCAAGGGCGGACGGCTCGACGACTCGGTCCTCGTACGGCACCTGCTGTGGACCGCCGTCGACCTCGGTCTGCCGCTCCAGCTGCACACCGGGTTCGGTGACAACGACATCCGGCTGCACCGCGTCGACCCCACCCATCTCACGGACTGGCTGCACCTCACCGCCGGGACGATCCCCGTCCTGCTCCTGCACTGCTGGCCCTACCAGCGACAGGCGGCCTACCTCGCCGCGGTCTTCGAGCAGGTGTACCTCGACGTCGGACTCACCCTCCACCACGTCGGTCCCGCCCGGGCCGACGCGGTCCTCGCGGAGGCCCTGGAGATCACACCGTTCCGCAAACTGCTGTACAGCTCCGACGCCTACGGTGTGGCCGAGTTCTACCACCTCGGGGCGCTCGCCTTCCGGCACGGGCTCGCGGAACTGCTCCAGGAGCGCGTGGACGCCGACGAGCTGTCCCTGCCGGACGCGCTGCGGATCGCGCGGTGGACCGGGCGGGACAACGCCCTGCGGGTCTACCGGCTACCGGATCACGGGCCGCAGGACGATTGA
- a CDS encoding MmcQ/YjbR family DNA-binding protein, with amino-acid sequence MPDAEDVRRIALSLPDTTEKIAWSMPTFRVAGKMFATLPEDETSIAVRCPKEERDELVLAEPGKFWIADHESQFAWVRARLDAIEDEGELRDILADSWRQAAPAPLLQAHPRLGLPAE; translated from the coding sequence ATGCCGGATGCCGAAGACGTACGACGGATCGCCCTGTCCCTGCCGGACACGACGGAGAAGATCGCCTGGAGCATGCCCACCTTCCGGGTCGCGGGAAAGATGTTCGCCACGCTGCCGGAGGACGAGACCTCCATCGCCGTGCGCTGCCCCAAGGAGGAGCGCGACGAACTGGTGCTCGCCGAACCGGGGAAGTTCTGGATTGCCGACCACGAGTCCCAGTTCGCCTGGGTGCGGGCCCGGCTCGACGCCATCGAGGACGAGGGCGAGCTGCGGGACATCCTCGCCGACTCCTGGCGCCAGGCGGCCCCGGCCCCGCTCCTTCAGGCCCATCCCCGGCTCGGCCTGCCCGCGGAGTGA
- a CDS encoding NUDIX hydrolase family protein, with translation MSDMTETTPGWLSSDELEMTRARMPILYVEAVPVRVDDSGEVTSVGLLLRIGPDGTVSRTLVSGRVLHHERVRDALLRHLEKDLGPVALPRVPASLQPFTVAEYFPTQGITPYHDPRQHAVSLAYIVPVSGDCRPRQDALDLVWFSPQDAVSEAMQSEMPGGHGVLLKQALAHAGCAI, from the coding sequence ATGTCTGACATGACCGAAACCACGCCCGGCTGGCTGTCCTCCGACGAGCTGGAGATGACACGTGCCCGCATGCCGATCCTCTACGTCGAGGCCGTCCCGGTCCGCGTCGACGACAGCGGCGAGGTGACCAGCGTCGGCCTGCTGCTGCGTATCGGCCCCGACGGCACGGTCAGCCGGACGCTGGTCTCCGGCCGTGTGCTGCACCACGAGCGCGTCCGCGACGCCCTCCTGCGCCATCTGGAGAAGGACCTCGGCCCGGTCGCGCTGCCCCGCGTCCCGGCGTCGCTCCAGCCGTTCACGGTCGCGGAGTACTTCCCGACGCAGGGCATCACGCCCTACCACGACCCGCGCCAGCACGCGGTGTCCCTGGCCTACATCGTGCCGGTGTCGGGCGACTGCCGGCCCCGGCAGGACGCGCTCGACCTGGTGTGGTTCAGCCCTCAGGACGCCGTCTCGGAGGCGATGCAGAGCGAGATGCCGGGCGGGCACGGAGTGCTGCTGAAGCAGGCGCTGGCGCATGCGGGCTGCGCGATCTGA